DNA sequence from the Orcinus orca chromosome 2, mOrcOrc1.1, whole genome shotgun sequence genome:
GGTGAGAATGAGGAGCTTTTCACGAGACCCACCCCTGCTCTGCGCCGGCCTCCCTGGATGTGGGAGAGAAACGTCTGCTCAGGAAGGCGCCTCCCCTCCCCAGTGGTGGGGCTCTGTCCCGGAGCTGCAGCCCCAGGCTGCGCCTGCTTTGTGTCCAGGACCCACGGTGTGATCCCCTCCTCTCCGCCATGTAACACAGGGCCAGGAGCCAAGAAGCTCACCCTAAGCCCCAGGACCAGAGAGGTTCATGTTTTCTCCTGACGGTGCTCAGCGGCAGCCCTGGAAGGAGGGCAGGCCCTGAAAGACAGGTGTGGGTATGCAGGACCTGGTAACAGCTTTGCATGGGGTTTATGGGAAGagatggtgggagggggaagaggtGGAAGCAGAAAACTGCAAAATTTGGTCGTTGGCTTTCGAAACATAGAGTGGGTGCCTATGAAGAAGGGTCAGTGAGTAAACGAGAAGCCAGCCCTTCCCGCTCAGCTGAGAGACATTTATTCGGCTGCTGATACCCCCAGCCCCCCAGTAATTCTGGATCAGCTCCAGGGAAGAAGGTCTGGTTCCGCAGTCAGAGGCTTTTCATGGTTTTCTTTATCCAGGGCAGGAAACTTGAGACTTTGGTGCAGGCCCGTGGAGGTGACCCATTTTTTTGTCCATAGGAGACAATGCCCTGGGCCACATTGTTACACACCAGAGGGCCCCCGGAGTCCCCCTGAGGACAGAGAAGGGGAAGCACTGAGCCAGGTCTCCTCCTGGTCCTGCCTCCCTGCCGTCCCAAGCCCCCTCTCGGGGGAGGCCACCTTGCGTGGCCTCCAGGTAGGAGGTcagagggcagggcaggcccCCGTGGTCCCCTCGGCTGCCAAGCCCTGACCCTGGACATTGTCACTGCTTCACTTCACCAGGTGGCAgcaccctctcctcccccaggtctCAGATCCTTTCTCTATCAAGACGCTGTGGGACTGTGGGCTCCAAGCTGCTGttcaaggacatggaagcaggtTGGTGGGCTGACACTCAACAGGGAGGATGAGCTCATTAAGCCAGGTGGGTTCCAGTTCTGAGGAGGCACCTGGTTTTAACTACCACACACTCAGGAAGCCCAGTTTTCTAACACCTGTGCCTCAGTGTGTTGCAAATTCCCGCTCTGAAGGAGCACCAGGTTTAGATTCCCCATAGGTCTTTTGTAGACTTGCAGGGGCCCTAGGCACTCCCAGCTCTGGCTGTTGCCCCTTCTCTTCCTGGAGAGAAAGGTCCCAGCTTAGAGGGTGGGGCAGTTCCCACACTGCTTGGGTCCCCTGGTCCCAGATCTTCTACAAACACGTGTCTCCCCGGAGCCAGGCAAGGTAGGTGGTCATTCTCACCTTAAAGGAAGCTTTGTTTTCCTTCGGGTCCCCCACACACAGCTGAATGGCATTGTTGTAATAATTGTGTAAGTAGAGTTCACACTTTTGATCTTTCTGTATGGTCAGCTTTACCTCCTGCAGTGTGTCTGAGTACGTGCCCAGAGCGACCTGCCCCCAGCCGGCTACACTGCACACCCGTCCTGGCTTCACCCGAGCCTTGCGCCTGGGCAGGCTGAGGGGTCTCACGGCTGCAGTCTGCTTGACCTTTCTCTCCAGCTgatgggaagaggcaagagagtCCAGCTCAGCCAGTGGTCCCCGGGCCTGGACATGGCAATGATGCTGCAGTGTCTTCCCTCTCACCTGAGCCACAGGGACTGGTCAGGCAGccagatgggagggaggaaagggatgcGTGGCAGTGGGAGGGGAAATGATCTGTttccaggagggcaggagaaGCAAGGAGGTTTACCTTTAGTAACATGATGTCATTGGAGTAGTTCTTTTCATTATAGCCTGGGTGGGGGATGGCTCTTCTCACCGGGATGACCTGCTGGGTCCTCTCCCGATCCTTGATGTTGTGGGCCCCCAGGGTGACGTTGACTGAGCTGCACAGACAGCAAAGCAGGAGGTGGAGTCACAGGAGATACAGCCCAGGAGCCGAAGGGCAGGTGACACCAGAGCCGTGCTGTAGCTGAGGGGAAATGCAGGCAACAGGAGGGCCCCGGGGGCTGAACTGTCTGTGCCCTCTGTTTGTTGGCAGCCAAGGTCGGATTCTGGAGCCATTGGTAAGGGCACAGTGGTTCCCAAGTGTCAGCCCCAGGAAAACATGTGAAATTGCATTAGTTTGTATTCTTTTACCAAGGCATGCCCTATCTCTAGTCTCTCTTACTTCAGCAATGCCTCTGACACTGACCTGCCCCTCCCCGCTGCCCTCTTTCTCACCCTCTCAGGAGCCCTCCCAGCTCATGTGCTCCTAGGAGGCTGGTTGCTTCCAGAGAAAAAGGCAGGGCTCCCTGTCAGGGGTTTTCAGGAGGGTGCGGGCTACTTCCGGCTCCTCACCTTCCCCAGCAGTGAGCGGCTGTCAGCACAAAGTCCTGTCGAATCAGGAACCCACCGCACCGTTTTTGATCATCCTGGTCCCAGATCTGAAGAAATGCCATGTAGGGGCGGGAGTGGGGCTTGACCTCATGGCCCCCGATGATCTCCCCTGAAGGAAAAGAATGTTCTGCTTGTGTGCAACCACTGACTGCACCTGGCAGACATTGGCTTGAAGCTCAGAACTGCTGGGCACTGCAGGTCCAGCCTGGCCTGAGGTTGGCAGTGTGAGGGGCCTCAACATCCTCTTCTAGAAAAGGGAAGAGCAGCAGTCTGGGTCTGTGAAACTGTCTTCCACACATAGTTGGAGGTGAGCATACCTGTCTTAGGTACAGCAAAGTCCTAGAGGCTTCTGAACATTCCTCTCCCGACTATGCTTTGTTTTAATGAGTTTCTAAAGGCCCTGTCATCCCGTGATGTCTAGGATAGCCTAGCTTTCCAGTGCTCAGGGCTTTAGAGTAGAGATCTAGATGTCATCATAGCCTATTTCCCAGGGCCTGACATACAGTAAGTgcccaataagtatttgttggcTACATGAAGGAATGACCACACCCCTGTCCACCCCCcaccgacacacacacaaaatgggcCTCTGGAAGGGGGTTGTTGGTAGGGCCAATGCTGGTGGGATTCTGGAAAGGAGAGAAGTTCTGGTCTGCCCAACAGTGGCTTCATCCTTGAAAGAGGGGAGCCAGTAATGGCTTAGGAAGAAAagcagattaaagacctaaatgtaaggccagaaactatcaaactcttagaggaaaacatcggcagaacactctacgacataaatcgcagtaagatcgtttttgacccacctcctagggaaatggaaataaaaacaaaaataaacaaatgggacctaatgaaacttaaaagcttctgcacagcaaaggaaaccataaacaagaccaaaagacaaccctcagaatgggagaaaatacttgcaaatgaagcaactgacaaaggattaatctccaaaatttataagcagctcatgcagctcaataacaaaaaaacaaacaacccaatccaaaaatgggcagaagacctaaatagacatttctccaaagaaaatatacagattgtcaacaaacatgtgaaagaatgctcaacatcattaattattagagaaatgcaaatcaaaactacaatgagatatcatctcaaaccggtcagaatggccatcatcaaaaaaatctaaaaacaataaatgctggagagggtgtggagaaaagggaaccctcttgcactgttggtcggaatgtaaattgatacagccactatggagaacagtatggaggttccttaaaaaactacaaatagaactaccatacgacccagcaatcccactcctgggcatatagcctgagaaaaccataattcagaaaaagtcatggggcttccctggtggcacagtggttgagagtccacctgccgatgcaggggacacgggttcgtgccctggtccgggaagatcccacatgccacggagaggctgggcccgtgagccatggccgctgagcctgcacgtccggagcctgtgctctgcaacgggagaagccacaacagtgagaggcccgtgtaccgcaaaaaaaaaaaaaaaaaaaaaaagagtcgtgtaccaaaatgttcattgcagcactatttacaatagccaggacatggaagcaacctaagtgtccatcaacagatgaatggataaagaagatgtggcacatatatacaatggaatattactcagccataaaaagaaatgaaattcagttatctgtagtgaggtggatggacctagagtctgtcatacagagtgaagtaagtcagaaagagaaaaacaaatactgtatgctaacacatatatatggaatctaagaaaaaaaaaaaaaaggtcatgaagaacctaggggtaagacgggaataaagacacagacctactagagaatggacttgaggacacagggagggggaagggtaagctgtgacaaagtgagagagaggcatggacatatatacactaccaaatgtaaaatagctagtgggaagcagccgcatagcacagggagatcagcttggtgctttctgaccacctagaggggtgggatagggagggtgggagggagggagacacaagagggaagagatatgggaacatatgtatatgtataactgattcactttgttataaagaagaaactaacacaccattgtaaagcaattatactccaataaagaggttaaaaaaaaaaaaaagaaaaggaaagcagaggtggggaaggggactgAGGAGCCTGGGGACTGAGCAAAGGCAACAGCACAAACTCCGAGGTCTGCTGAGCAGTTGCTGAGGGAGCACCTGTCTCATCCTAGACGCAGAAGCCAGGCCCACTCTGCCCTCTTCAGGGGAattgattattttctcttttccagtttCCGACCCTCTGCCATCACTTCTAGGAAAGTTCGACTTTCCACACAGCAAATgtagggctggaggaggggataGTACCCACTGGCTTTTCTTGAGAACAACCTTTGCTCTGTCACTCCTGCTGGAGGCGTATCCAGCATCATACTTGGGGGTATGAGGTGGGACGGGAGCTGGTGTTCAGAATGTTCCCAGTGGATAGAGGGATCAGGGGTGTGCAGAAGGGGCAGGTGATCGGTGCCAACTGGGGTAAGAGGTTGGGCCTCTGAAGGTGGGGATGGTCACTCACCAGCCTTTGCCCTGGGGGGCAGTGAAAAGGCCAACAGGAGCAGGAACAGGAGTGGCTGCATCTTCCCAGGAAGGCTGCCCAGGTCGGAGCTGCTGGTGTTTCCTCCTTGCTCTCTTTTTAGCCCCcgcaggagaggaaggaggtgcAAGTGGGCTCGGTGACCTCTTGTTCCCCTCTGGTTTTGTAGTGCGTCATCCTAGAAGGCTTTCTATGGAAGCTGCCTCGCCCCCACTCCGTCTACTTGATGACGTTCTCTGGGTGGTTGTGTGAGAAACATGTAGTGACCACATGGGTACCCACAGATGATGACTCAGCGCCGACCACATGTTCCAGCCTAGAGCAGGAACCCAAGAATACAGGGCGGGGACTGTAGGATGTGGTATCGCCCAGTAGAGGTCCTGGAGCCCAGAAACCTGAGTCATCAGTGGTTGACCCACCAAGGCCTCATTTCCATGCTGCTGAGTCCACAGGATGATTTCTTTAGCTGATATGAGTTTAGGCTCTTCTCTATGCTATGATCAAACATACTGCACATGTGTCTCCTTCCCTTAGAGAGCTGACTGTctggtggaagagaaagaaacatctgTGACCAGACTGCAACTCGGGAAGGGCTTGGTTGAGGGACGCACAGGACAATGACAGAGCATGGCCACCATGTACTAAATCTATATAGGCACCCATTCATCACCTTAACTTCCTTTCTAGAGGACttttaacatcttttattttttttaattacaaatgctCAGAGTGATAGAGTCCATCTCTCTTGTTAATGTTTGGGAACAAACGTTCTGCACTTGACATTTGGCCTAAATTCATGAATCACTCTGACCCTAGAAATTGAATCCAGGGATGATTTAAGCCTAGGTCATTCCTACTTTGGATAGGCTGGGGTCAGTTTCACCCAAACCACATGAACTGAGACAGAGAAAAGGCTGGTTCGCCAAAGGAAGTTCAAATTACTAAGTTGCCTGTACCATGTGAAGTGGGAAAGCATGCCGGCTGACCAAAGACCAATAATTGTCCTTTTAGTATTCTCTGTGCTGTGTGCAGAAAGCCACACTTCTGATACAGCAGGTCTGGCACATTATAGGATGACATTGGCTGAACAAACTCTGCTAATGATCTTGCTAAAATGGACATGAAGGACCATTCTTTCTAAATAGCCCAAGCCCAGTTCTGTTCAAGAACAACAAAGAATCTCTCAGTGATTAGACTCTGGTGATTTAAGGTTCCATCTTTACATTTCTGTACTTTACAATTTTTCTATGAGGAATATTATGCATCAAAAGACATAATTCCAGGGTAAATATCCTCCTTATGAAAACAGATACATTTATTAAGCCTCTACTTTTTTGAACTTAGCTTGCCCAgtggtagaaattttaaaaataaaattagtttttttattttagtggtaGTatatgttattaagaaaatttgaGGTACTTCcatggtggctcagtgattaagaatccgcctgccaatgcaggggacacgggttcgagccctggtctgggaagatcccacatgatgcggagcaactaagcccgtgcgccacaactacagagcctgcactatacagcctgcgagccacaaatcCTGAGCCCATAtgatgcaactactgaagcccatgtgcctagagcccgtgctccgcaacagagaacccactgcaatgagaagcccacgcaccacaacgaagagtagccccagctcgtcacaactacagaaagcccatgcacatagactggctgaatggatacaaaaacaagacccatatatatgctgtctacaagagacccacttcagacctagggacacatacagactgaaagtgaggggatggaaaaagatattccatacaaacagaaatcgaaagaaagctggagtagcaattctcctatcagacaaaatagactttaaaataaagactattacaagagacaaagaaggacactacataatgagcaagggatcaatccaagaagaagatatagcaattgtaaatttttatgcacccaacacaggagcacctcaaaacataaggcaagtgctaacagccatataaggggaaattgacagtaatacaatcatagtaggggattttaacaccccactttcaccaatggacagatcatccaaaatgaaaataaataaggaaatgcaagctttaaatgatacattaaacaagatggcctt
Encoded proteins:
- the LOC101287187 gene encoding granzyme B isoform X2, whose product is MQPLLFLLLLAFSLPPRAKAGEIIGGHEVKPHSRPYMAFLQIWDQDDQKRCGGFLIRQDFVLTAAHCWGSSVNVTLGAHNIKDRERTQQVIPVRRAIPHPGYNEKNYSNDIMLLKGDSGGPLVCNNVAQGIVSYGQKNGSPPRACTKVSSFLPWIKKTMKSL
- the LOC101287187 gene encoding granzyme B isoform X1 codes for the protein MQPLLFLLLLAFSLPPRAKAGEIIGGHEVKPHSRPYMAFLQIWDQDDQKRCGGFLIRQDFVLTAAHCWGSSVNVTLGAHNIKDRERTQQVIPVRRAIPHPGYNEKNYSNDIMLLKLERKVKQTAAVRPLSLPRRKARVKPGRVCSVAGWGQVALGTYSDTLQEVKLTIQKDQKCELYLHNYYNNAIQLCVGDPKENKASFKGDSGGPLVCNNVAQGIVSYGQKNGSPPRACTKVSSFLPWIKKTMKSL